A single window of Anopheles moucheti chromosome 2, idAnoMoucSN_F20_07, whole genome shotgun sequence DNA harbors:
- the LOC128297687 gene encoding peroxisomal membrane protein 11C isoform X1, whose amino-acid sequence MSKMLNEICDMLDGYTGRDKIIRTLCYTTKLASGLYAQSDPKRSKKLAIFSSKMSQTRATLRLFDDLPMLAYSLSYGYGSKEPDRWMGLIGFVTNLIDHAYYPVDKICWLIEHNLLNVENPTRWDTINSLLWVASIYLNLMKTIRSFTVMEQHKSCIDKQENESSQAFRMLLIKQRMEAISILRLSLDLIHAGSTLPKGMLWGGRFQTWHVGLIGSISSLLGLYQYVAKKRIVKQSS is encoded by the exons ATAATTCGCACACTATGTTACACTACCAAGCTGGCGTCTGGACTTTACGCTCAATCGGATCCCAAAAGGTCGAAAAAACTGGCTATATTTAGTTCGAAGATGTCCCAAACACGTGCTACGCTGCGTCTATTTGACGATTTGCCTATGCTGGCGTACAGTCTGAGCTACGGGTACGGCAGCAAAGAACCGGACCGCTGGATGGGGTTGATTGGCTTCGTCACCAATTTGATCGATCATGCATACTATCCAGTGGACAAGATCTGTTGGCTGATCGAGCACAATCTGCTGAATGTTGAGAACCCTACTCGTTGGGACACGATCAATTCACTGCTTTGGGTTGCATCGATTTATCTTAATCTGATGAA AACCATCCGGAGCTTCACTGTGATGGAACAGCATAAATCATGCATCGACAAACAGGAAAACGAAAGCAG CCAAGCGTTCCGTATGTTGCTGATTAAGCAGCGCATGGAGGCCATATCGATATTGCGGTTGTCCCTGGATTTGATCCATGCCGGCAGCACACTGCCGAAGGGCATGCTTTGGGGTGGTCGTTTCCAGACTTGGCACGTAGGACTGATTGGAAGCATTTCGTCACTGCTGGGTCTCTACCAATACGTCGCTAAGAAGCGAATCGTTAAGCAGAGTTCCTAG
- the LOC128297687 gene encoding peroxisomal membrane protein 11C isoform X2: MSKMLNEICDMLDGYTGRDKIIRTLCYTTKLASGLYAQSDPKRSKKLAIFSSKMSQTRATLRLFDDLPMLAYSLSYGYGSKEPDRWMGLIGFVTNLIDHAYYPVDKICWLIEHNLLNVENPTRWDTINSLLWVASIYLNLMKTIRSFTVMEQHKSCIDKQENETFRMLLIKQRMEAISILRLSLDLIHAGSTLPKGMLWGGRFQTWHVGLIGSISSLLGLYQYVAKKRIVKQSS, encoded by the exons ATAATTCGCACACTATGTTACACTACCAAGCTGGCGTCTGGACTTTACGCTCAATCGGATCCCAAAAGGTCGAAAAAACTGGCTATATTTAGTTCGAAGATGTCCCAAACACGTGCTACGCTGCGTCTATTTGACGATTTGCCTATGCTGGCGTACAGTCTGAGCTACGGGTACGGCAGCAAAGAACCGGACCGCTGGATGGGGTTGATTGGCTTCGTCACCAATTTGATCGATCATGCATACTATCCAGTGGACAAGATCTGTTGGCTGATCGAGCACAATCTGCTGAATGTTGAGAACCCTACTCGTTGGGACACGATCAATTCACTGCTTTGGGTTGCATCGATTTATCTTAATCTGATGAA AACCATCCGGAGCTTCACTGTGATGGAACAGCATAAATCATGCATCGACAAACAGGAAAACGAAA CGTTCCGTATGTTGCTGATTAAGCAGCGCATGGAGGCCATATCGATATTGCGGTTGTCCCTGGATTTGATCCATGCCGGCAGCACACTGCCGAAGGGCATGCTTTGGGGTGGTCGTTTCCAGACTTGGCACGTAGGACTGATTGGAAGCATTTCGTCACTGCTGGGTCTCTACCAATACGTCGCTAAGAAGCGAATCGTTAAGCAGAGTTCCTAG